TGGAGCAGGCCCTGGGCGTGCCCGTGGTGGAAACCGTGGCCGTGCGCCGCAACGGCGCCCAGGCGCTGGTCGAACGCCTGGATGCGATGGTGCCGCACCTGGATGCCCCGCTGGTGGCGGCAGTCGCCGGCGAAGCGGACTACCACGCCCAGGTGCGCGGCATCCTCGCCGCCGCGGTCAGCATGCCCACCCGCACTGCGAAGATCGACGACGCACTGGACCGCTGGCTGCTGCACCCGGTGTTCGGGTTGATGACCCTGATCGTGGTGATGTTCCTGATCTTCCAGGCGGTTTTCGCCTGGGCCACGCCGATGATGGACGGCATCGAGGCCGGCTTCGGCTGGCTGGGCGAGGTGGTGGGCGCCAACCTTCCGCCCGGCCCGCTGACCAGCCTGCTCACCGACGGCATCATCGCCGGCGTGGGCGGGGTGGTGGTGTTCCTGCCGCAGATCCTGATCCTGTTCGCATTCATCCTGGCCCTGGAAGAGTCGGGCTACCTCCCGCGTGCCGCGTTCCTGCTCGACCGCATGATGGCCTCGGCCGGCCTGTCGGGCCGTTCGTTCATCCCACTGCTGTCCAGCTTCGCCTGCGCGGTGCCCGGCATCATGGCCACCCGCAGCATCCAGGACCCGCGCGACCGCCTCGCCACCATCCTGGTCGCCCCGCTGATGACCTGCTCGGCACGCCTGCCGGTCTACGCCCTGCTGATCGGCGCGTTCATCCCGCAGAAGACCCTGTGGGGCTTCGTCAGCCAGCAGGGCCTGATCCTGTTCGCCCTGTACGCGGCCGGCATCTTCAGCGCACTGGCGATGTCGTGGGTGATGAAGAAGTGGCGCCGCGACAAGAGCGAACACCCGCTGATGCTTGAACTGCCGTCCTACCGCATTCCGCACCCGCGCGACCTGGCCGTGGGCCTGTACGAGCGCGGCATGATCTTCCTCAAGCGCGTGGGCGGCATCATCCTCTCGCTGACCATCCTGCTGTGGGTGCTGCTGTCGTTCCCGGGTGCCCCCGAAAACGCGACCATGCCGGCCATCGATTACAGCTTCGCTGGCCAGATCGGCCATGCCATGGCCGTGTTCTTCGCCCCGCTGGGCTTCAACTGGCAGATCTGCATCGCACTGATCCCCGGCATGGGCGCCCGCGAAGTGGCTGTGTCCTCGCTCGCCACCATCTACGCCCTGTCCGCCGCCGACGATGACGCCGCCATCCAGGCCCTGACCCCGGTGGTCGCCAACGGCTGGTCGCTGGCCACCGGCCTGTCCCTGCTGGTGTGGTTCATCTACGCCCCGATGTGCATCTCCACCCTGGCCACCATCAAGCGCGAAACCAACTCCTGGAAGCAGGTCGGCTTTGCCACCTTCTACCTGTTCGCGGCCGCCTACGTCGCCGCGCTGGTCACCTACCAGGTGACCGTGGCCCTGGGCGGCGGCTGATGAGCACCGGCCTGCTCCTGCAGTACATCGTGGTCGCGCTGATCGTCCTGATCAGCGCCTGGGTAGTGCTGAAGAAGCAGTTCCCCGGCACCGTGCGCAAAGCGCGCGGCGCGCTAGCGCTCGGGCTGATCAAACCCCAGCGCGCCACCTGGCTGCAGGCACTGGGCCGCCGCATAGCACCGCCGGCCACCGGCGGTGGCAGCGCCTGTGGTGGTTGCGACAGTTGTGGCCCGACACCGCCAAAGCAGCATTGATTGCTAGGGGCTCTACGCTCTTGCTCTCCGTCACCGAAAACCTGTAGAGGGCGGCGTCCCCCGCGGGCCTGCCCCGGACCCGCCCTGCCAGACGGCAACGCAGAGCCGACGCTTTTGATGTTGACGTTGATGTTGGCGATTGCCCAATCCAAGCCCATTCGCTAGCCTGCGGGCATGACTACTCCCCCGATCCGTTTGCTCATCCACGGTGCGTCCGGCCGCATGGGCCAGGCCCTGCTGCGCCTGGCTGCCGAACGCGACGACCTGCAGGTCGTGGCCGCCGTCACCCGCCGCTCGCCCGCCCAGCGCGTGGTCGACGGCGTCCCGCATTTCGCCGCCAGTGAACTCCACGGCGCGCCCCAGTTCGACGTCGCCATCGACTTCAGCCTGCCCGAAGGCTTCGATCCCGTGCTGGCCCTGTGTGTCGAGCGCGGCGCAGGCCTCGTCTCCGGCACCACCGGCATCAGCGAAACCCAGCGCCAGGCCCTGATCCAGGCCGCCACCCGGATCCCGCTCGTGTGGGCCTCCAACTTCAGCCTCGGCGTGGCCGTGCTCGATGAACTGGTCGAACGTGCCGCCGCCGCCTTGGCCGGCTGGGACTGCGACATCGTCGAATCCCACCACGTCCACAAACAGGACGCCCCCTCCGGCACCGCACTCACCCTCGGCGCCGCCGCCCAGAAGAGCGGCGCCCAGCCGCACTACGCCAGCCTGCGCGCCGGCGATATCGTCGGCGAACACCTCGTCCAGTTCACCGGCCTCGGCGAGCGCATCGAACTGACCCACCGCGCCACCAACCGCGACATCTTCGCCCGTGGCGCCCTGTTCGCCGCCGTGCAGCTGAACGGGCGCGCCCCCGCCAGCTACCGCGTGCGCGACCTGCTCGCCGCCAGCGCAACCTGAACGCGTACACCGGCCACGCCTGAACCCCAGGGTGGCCGGACGCTCCCGTACGCTGCCCATTGCAAGCAAACGCTGGCGTTGGAGGGGGGTTGCCTTTACAATTCCCGCTCGCCGAATCACGACAGCCGGACCGGTCCCGCACCGCAGTCCGCGCTTTTTTGCAACCGCTTTTCCGTGAAGCGTGGCGTGACTTCGGTGACCCCTCGGTAGCCAAAGTGAGATTCCCGTGACCCAAGCCGCAATCCTCGTCCTCGAAGACGGCACCGTATTCGAGGGCGAATCCGTAGGCGCGCCCGGCCTGTCCGTCGGTGAGGTGGTGTTCAACACCGCCATGACCGGTTACCAGGAAGTGCTGACTGATCCCTCCTACGCCCGGCAGATGGTCACGCTGACCTACCCGCATATCGGCAATACCGGCCTTACCGACCAGGACGACGAAGCCCACAAAGTGTGGTCGGCGGGCCTGATCGTGCGCGACGTGCCGCGCCGTCCCAGCAACTGGCGCAGCCAGGTCTCGCTGCAGGACTGGCTGCTGCAGCGTGGCGTGGTTGCCATTTCCGGCATCGACACCCGCAAGCTCACCCGCATCCTGCGCGAGCGCGGCGCGCAGAACGGCGCGCTGATGGCCGGTGACGACATCAACGTCGACATCGCCCTGGAAGCCGCACGCAAGTTCCCCGGCCTGAAGGGCATGGACCTGGCCAAGGTGACCAGCACCGACAAGGCCTACAGCTGGAACGAGGGCCAGCTCGACCTGGATTCCAACACGTTCGTCAGCGCCGCCCCGCAGTACAAGGTGGTGGCCTATGACTTCGGCGCCAAGCTCAACATCCTGCGCATGCTTGCCGAGCGCGGCTGCGACATCACCGTGGTACCGGCCCAGACCCCGGCTGCCGAAGTGCTGGCGATGAATCCCGATGGCGTGTTCCTGTCCAACGGCCCGGGCGACCCGGAACCGTGCGACTACGCCATCGAAGCGATCAAGGTGTTCCTGGACAGGAAGGTGCCGGTGTTCGGCATCTGCCTGGGCCACCAGCTGCTGGCGCTGGCCTCCGGCGCCAAGACCGTCAAGATGGGCCACGGCCACCACGGTGCCAACCACCCGGTGCAGGACCTGGACGACGGCCGCGTGATGATCACCTCGCAGAACCACGGCTTCGCGGTGGATGAAGCCACGCTGCCGGCCACCCTGCGCGTGACCCACCGCTCGCTGTTCGACGGCACCAACCAGGGCATCGCCCGCACCGACGTGCCGGCGTTCTCCTTCCAGGGCCACCCCGAAGCCTCGCCGGGCCCACACGACGTCAGCCCGCTGTTCGACCGCTTCATCACCCTGATGGCGCAGGCCAAGGCCTGATTCGAGACGCCGCTGCCTTCGGCGCGGCGCTGCGACCCCTGACACGCTGTACTGACTTAGAGAAGACAATGCCCAAGCGCACTGACCTAAAGACCATCCTCATCATCGGTGCCGGCCCGATCGTCATCGGCCAGGCCTGTGAGTTCGATTACTCCGGCGCCCAGGCCTGCAAGGCCCTGCGTGACGAGGGGTACCGCGTGGTGCTGGTCAACAGCAATCCGGCCACCATCATGACCGACCCGGAGATGGCCGACGCCGTCTACATCGAGCCGATCAACTGGCAGACGGTCGAAAAGATCATCGCCAAGGAAAAGCCCGACGCACTGCTGCCGACCATGGGTGGGCAGACCGCGCTGAACTGCGCGCTGGACCTGGCCGACAACGGCGTGCTGGAGAAGTACAACGTCGAACTGATCGGCGCCAAGCGCGAAGCGATCCGCATGGCCGAAGACCGCGAGCTGTTCCGCGTGGCCATGGGCGAGATCGGCCTGGAGTGCCCGAGCGCGGCCGTGGCCCACACGCTTGAAGAAGCCATCGACATCCAGACCCGCGTCGGCTACCCGACCATCATCCGCCCCAGCTTCACCCTGGGCGGCAGCGGTGGCGGCATCGCCTACAACCGCGAAGAGCTGGTCGATATCGTGACCCGCGGCCTGGAACTGTCGCCGACCACCGAAGTGCTGGTGGAAGAATCGGTGCTGGGCTGGAAGGAATTCGAGATGGAGGTGGTGCGCGACACCGCCGACAACTGCATCATCGTCTGCTCCATCGAAAACCTGGACCCGATGGGCGTGCACACCGGTGACTCGATCACCGTCGCCCCGGCCCAGACCCTGACCGACAAGGAGTACCAGCGCCTGCGCGATGCCTCCATCGCCGTGCTGCGCAAGATCGGCGTGGATACCGGCGGTTCGAACGTGCAGTTCGGCATCAGCCCGACCACCGGCCGCGTCGTTGTCATCGAAATGAACCCGCGCGTGTCGCGTTCGTCGGCGCTGGCCTCCAAGGCCACCGGCTTCCCGATCGCCAAGGTCGCCGCCAAGCTGGCGGTCGGTTACACGCTGGACGAACTGAAGAACGAAATCACCGGCGGCCTGACCCCGGCCTCGTTCGAACCGTCGATCGATTACGTCGTCACCAAGATTCCGCGCTTCGCCTTCGAGAAGTTCCCGGCTGCCGATGCCCGCCTGACCACCCAGATGAAGTCGGTGGGCGAGGTGATGGCGATGGGCCGCACCTTCCAGGAATCGCTGCAGAAGGCCCTGCGTGGTCTGGAAACCGGCAAGCTCGGCCTCGACCCGACCGGCCTGGACCTGGCCAACGAAGACGACATCACCACCCTGAAGCGTGAACTCAAGGCCCCGGGCCCCGAGCGCCTGTTCTTCGTGGGTGATGCATTCCGCGCCGGCTTCAGCGTGGAAGACGTGTTCGCGCTGTCGCACATCGACCCGTGGTTCCTGGACCAGATCGAAGAGATCATCCAGGCCGAAACCCAGCTGGCTGCCGATGGCCTGGACGCACTCGATGCCGCCCGCCTGCGCAAGCTCAAGCGCGCCGGTTTCTCCGATGCGCGCCTGGCCGAGCTGACCGGCACCAATGAAGCGGGCGTGCGCGCACTGCGCCGTGCGCTCAAGGTGCGCCCGGTGTACAAGCGCGTGGATTCCTGCGCCGCCGAGTTTTCCACCAGCACCGCCTACCTGTATTCGACCTATGAGGACGAGTGCGAAGCGGCGCCGAGCAACCGCGACAAGATCATGATCCTGGGCGGCGGTCCGAACCGCATCGGCCAGGGCATCGAGTTCGACTACTGCTGCGTGCACGCGGCACTGGCGCTGCGCGATGACGGTTACGAAACCATCATGGTCAACTGCAACCCGGAAACCGTCTCGACCGACTATGACACCTCCGACCGCCTGTACTTCGAGCCGCTGACGCTGGAAGACGTGCTGGAAATCGTTGAGCTGGAACAGCCCAAGGGCGTGATCGTGCAGTACGGCGGCCAGACCCCGCTGAAGCTGGCGCGCGCGCTGGAAGCCAATGGCGTGCCGGTGATCGGCACCTCGCCCGATTCCATCGACCTGGCCGAAGACCGCGAGCGCTTCCAGCAGCTGGTGGACAAGCTGGGCCTGAAGCAGCCGCCGAACCGCATCGCCCGCAACGACCAGGAAGCCCTGCTGCTGGCCCGCGAGATCGGCTACCCGCTGGTGGTGCGCCCGAGCTACGTGCTGGGCGGCCGTGCGATGGAAATCGTCTACGGTGAGTCCGACCTGGCGCGCTACGTGCGCGATGCGGTCAAGGTTTCCAACGATTCGCCGGTGCTGCTGGACCGCTTCCTGGACAACGCCGTGGAAGTGGACGTGGACATCATTGCCGACAAGGACGGCAACGTGCTGATCGGCGGCGTGATGGAGCACATCGAGGAAGCCGGCGTGCATTCGGGCGATTCGTCCTGCTCGCTGCCGCCGTACTCGCTGTCGGCCGAGACCCAGGCCGAGCTGCGCCGCCAGGTGGTGGAGCTGGCCAAGGCCCTGAACGTGGTCGGCCTGATGAACACCCAGTTCGCGATCCAGGCCGGCGACAACGGCGAGGACATCGTGTACCTGCTGGAAGTGAACCCGCGTGCCTCGCGCACCGTGCCGTTCGTATCCAAGGCCACCGGCATGCCGCTGGCCAAGATCGCCGCGCGCTGCATGGCCGGCAAGACCCTGGCCGAGCAGGGCGCGACCAAGGAAATCGTGCCGGACTACTACTCGGTCAAGGAAGCGATCTTCCCGTTCGCCAAGTTCCAGGGCGTCGATCCGATCCTCGGGCCGGAAATGCGTTCCACCGGTGAGGTGATGGGCGTGGGCCGCAGCTTCAGCGCCGCCTTCGCACGTGCGCAGGAAGCCGGCGGCATCAAGGCCCCGCCGCTGGGCAAGGCCTTCGTGTCGGTCCGCGACCCGGACAAGAAGCGCGTGCTGCCGGTCGCGCAGGCACTGCTTGAGCGCGGTTACAGCCTGGTCGCCACCCGCGGCACTGCCGCGTGGCTGCAGGAGCACGGCATGCAGTGCGAGATCGTCAACAAGGTCGTTGAAGGCCGCCCGCACATCGTCGATTCGATCAAGAACGGCGAGATCGTGTATATCGTCAACACGACCGAAGGGCGTGCGGCGATCAACGACTCGTTCTCGATCCGTCGCGAGG
This is a stretch of genomic DNA from Stenotrophomonas rhizophila. It encodes these proteins:
- the dapB gene encoding 4-hydroxy-tetrahydrodipicolinate reductase codes for the protein MGQALLRLAAERDDLQVVAAVTRRSPAQRVVDGVPHFAASELHGAPQFDVAIDFSLPEGFDPVLALCVERGAGLVSGTTGISETQRQALIQAATRIPLVWASNFSLGVAVLDELVERAAAALAGWDCDIVESHHVHKQDAPSGTALTLGAAAQKSGAQPHYASLRAGDIVGEHLVQFTGLGERIELTHRATNRDIFARGALFAAVQLNGRAPASYRVRDLLAASAT
- the carA gene encoding glutamine-hydrolyzing carbamoyl-phosphate synthase small subunit gives rise to the protein MTQAAILVLEDGTVFEGESVGAPGLSVGEVVFNTAMTGYQEVLTDPSYARQMVTLTYPHIGNTGLTDQDDEAHKVWSAGLIVRDVPRRPSNWRSQVSLQDWLLQRGVVAISGIDTRKLTRILRERGAQNGALMAGDDINVDIALEAARKFPGLKGMDLAKVTSTDKAYSWNEGQLDLDSNTFVSAAPQYKVVAYDFGAKLNILRMLAERGCDITVVPAQTPAAEVLAMNPDGVFLSNGPGDPEPCDYAIEAIKVFLDRKVPVFGICLGHQLLALASGAKTVKMGHGHHGANHPVQDLDDGRVMITSQNHGFAVDEATLPATLRVTHRSLFDGTNQGIARTDVPAFSFQGHPEASPGPHDVSPLFDRFITLMAQAKA
- a CDS encoding DUF6587 family protein translates to MSTGLLLQYIVVALIVLISAWVVLKKQFPGTVRKARGALALGLIKPQRATWLQALGRRIAPPATGGGSACGGCDSCGPTPPKQH
- the feoB gene encoding ferrous iron transporter B, whose amino-acid sequence is MSAATLRIALVGNPNSGKTALFNQLTGSRQKVANYTGVTVERKEGRLRAPSGREFAVLDLPGAYSLQPASLDEAITRDLCRGFYPGEAAPDVLLCVIDATNLRLHLRFALELRELGKPMIVALNMVDAAERRGIKIDVPALEQALGVPVVETVAVRRNGAQALVERLDAMVPHLDAPLVAAVAGEADYHAQVRGILAAAVSMPTRTAKIDDALDRWLLHPVFGLMTLIVVMFLIFQAVFAWATPMMDGIEAGFGWLGEVVGANLPPGPLTSLLTDGIIAGVGGVVVFLPQILILFAFILALEESGYLPRAAFLLDRMMASAGLSGRSFIPLLSSFACAVPGIMATRSIQDPRDRLATILVAPLMTCSARLPVYALLIGAFIPQKTLWGFVSQQGLILFALYAAGIFSALAMSWVMKKWRRDKSEHPLMLELPSYRIPHPRDLAVGLYERGMIFLKRVGGIILSLTILLWVLLSFPGAPENATMPAIDYSFAGQIGHAMAVFFAPLGFNWQICIALIPGMGAREVAVSSLATIYALSAADDDAAIQALTPVVANGWSLATGLSLLVWFIYAPMCISTLATIKRETNSWKQVGFATFYLFAAAYVAALVTYQVTVALGGG
- the carB gene encoding carbamoyl-phosphate synthase large subunit translates to MPKRTDLKTILIIGAGPIVIGQACEFDYSGAQACKALRDEGYRVVLVNSNPATIMTDPEMADAVYIEPINWQTVEKIIAKEKPDALLPTMGGQTALNCALDLADNGVLEKYNVELIGAKREAIRMAEDRELFRVAMGEIGLECPSAAVAHTLEEAIDIQTRVGYPTIIRPSFTLGGSGGGIAYNREELVDIVTRGLELSPTTEVLVEESVLGWKEFEMEVVRDTADNCIIVCSIENLDPMGVHTGDSITVAPAQTLTDKEYQRLRDASIAVLRKIGVDTGGSNVQFGISPTTGRVVVIEMNPRVSRSSALASKATGFPIAKVAAKLAVGYTLDELKNEITGGLTPASFEPSIDYVVTKIPRFAFEKFPAADARLTTQMKSVGEVMAMGRTFQESLQKALRGLETGKLGLDPTGLDLANEDDITTLKRELKAPGPERLFFVGDAFRAGFSVEDVFALSHIDPWFLDQIEEIIQAETQLAADGLDALDAARLRKLKRAGFSDARLAELTGTNEAGVRALRRALKVRPVYKRVDSCAAEFSTSTAYLYSTYEDECEAAPSNRDKIMILGGGPNRIGQGIEFDYCCVHAALALRDDGYETIMVNCNPETVSTDYDTSDRLYFEPLTLEDVLEIVELEQPKGVIVQYGGQTPLKLARALEANGVPVIGTSPDSIDLAEDRERFQQLVDKLGLKQPPNRIARNDQEALLLAREIGYPLVVRPSYVLGGRAMEIVYGESDLARYVRDAVKVSNDSPVLLDRFLDNAVEVDVDIIADKDGNVLIGGVMEHIEEAGVHSGDSSCSLPPYSLSAETQAELRRQVVELAKALNVVGLMNTQFAIQAGDNGEDIVYLLEVNPRASRTVPFVSKATGMPLAKIAARCMAGKTLAEQGATKEIVPDYYSVKEAIFPFAKFQGVDPILGPEMRSTGEVMGVGRSFSAAFARAQEAGGIKAPPLGKAFVSVRDPDKKRVLPVAQALLERGYSLVATRGTAAWLQEHGMQCEIVNKVVEGRPHIVDSIKNGEIVYIVNTTEGRAAINDSFSIRREALQHRVTYSTTIAGAKALVQSLEFRGTGPVWSLQELHKELNA